One window of Lacerta agilis isolate rLacAgi1 chromosome 14, rLacAgi1.pri, whole genome shotgun sequence genomic DNA carries:
- the LOC117058874 gene encoding protein ANTAGONIST OF LIKE HETEROCHROMATIN PROTEIN 1-like, whose amino-acid sequence MRKATFLELCARLSPALQRQKTRMRVPLSVEKRVAIALWKLATSVCYRDVGNQFGVGRSTAGSVVLEVCRAIQRVLMRATVTVGGSLAAILAGFEEMGFPNCAGAVGTTHMPILCPPNQAAEYVNSKGYYSMALQALVDHQGKFTHLSAGWPGKTHEAKIFNKSTLFSKGQEGTLFALGPTDINGVSVPRVILGGPAYPLLPWLMVPYTEDLDGAKEAFNATLSRCQEPLEEAFSRLKGRWRCLTGRNDCAVENLPRLISACCVLHNICEEKGEAYEETWEAEAKQLAATFEQPLQRPDTRIKPAARSERVRDALCAYIAGTA is encoded by the coding sequence ATGCGCAAGGCGACCTTCCTGGAGCTGTGCGCCCGCCTCTCGCCGGCCCTGCAGCGCCAGAAGACTCGGATGCGGGTGCCGCTGAGCGTGGAGAAGAGGGTGGCCATCGCCCTGTGGAAGCTGGCCACCTCCGTCTGCTACCGCGACGTGGGCAACCAGTTCGGCGTCGGCCGTTCCACCGCCGGCTCGGTGGTGCTGGAAGTGTGCCGCGCCATCCAGAGGGTGCTGATGCGCGCCACGGTGACCGTGGGCGGAAGCCTGGCGGCGATCCTGGCCGGGTTTGAGGAGATGGGCTTCCCCAACTGCGCCGGGGCGGTGGGCACCACACACATGCCCATCCTTTGCCCGCCAAACCAGGCAGCCGAGTACGTCAACTCCAAGGGTTACTATTCCATGGCCTTGCAAGCGCTGGTGGACCATCAGGGCAAGTTCACCCACCTGAGCGCCGGCTGGCCAGGGAAGACGCACGAAGCCAAGATCTTCAACAAGTCCACCTTGTTCAGCAAAGGGCAGGAAGGGACTCTCTTTGCCCTGGGCCCCACGGACATCAACGGGGTCTCTGTGCCCAGGGTCATCCTGGGCGGACCGGCCTACCCTCTCCTCCCGTGGCTGATGGTGCCCTACACAGAAGACCTGGACGGCGCCAAGGAGGCCTTCAACGCCACCTTGAGCCGGTGCCAGGAGCCCTTGGAGGAGGCGTTCAGCCGGCTGAAGGGCCGCTGGCGGTGCCTGACGGGCCGCAACGACTGCGCGGTGGAGAACCTGCCCCGCCTCATCTCGGCCTGCTGCGTCCTGCACAACATCTGCGAGGAGAAAGGCGAGGCCTACGAGGAGACGTGGGAGGCCGAGGCCAAGCAGCTGGCCGCCACCTTTGAGCAGCCGCTTCAGAGGCCGGACACTCGCATCAAGCCAGCGGCCAGGTCCGAGAGGGTCCGAGACGCCCTCTGCGCCTACATTGCCGGCACGGcgtga
- the HES7 gene encoding transcription factor HES-7 — protein MVTTESSEPGGMLKPLAEKRRRDRINRSLEELRLLLLQRTHSQTLKNPKVEKAEILEIAVGYLREMNSAKTQGADPSEDGTLQTWYMMGFRECLLGLAAFIQQTHPSVQSHLLDTLHLYLASKPEPQSQDWTLAVFSPSPSLEESPPRTPEGFCSPVKGLSESLRSPDSACSSAGLLGGQQRHSRDNAASTKRILPPPPAFWRPWP, from the exons ATGGTGACTACGGAGAGCTCTGAGCCAGGAGGG ATGCTGAAGCCCCTGGCGGAGAAGCGTCGCCGCGACCGCATCAACCGGAGCCTGGAGGAACTGCGCTTGCTGCTTCTGCAGAGGACCCACAGCCAG ACTCTGAAGAACCCCAAGGTGGAGAAAGCGGAGATCTTGGAGATTGCTGTAGGATACCTGCGGGAGATGAACTCAGCTAAAACCCAGG GAGCTGACCCCTCGGAAGACGGGACCCTCCAGACCTGGTACATGATGGGCTTCCGGGAGTGTCTCCTGGGCCTGGCCGCCTTCATCCAGCAAACCCACCCGTCCGTCCAAAGCCACCTGCTGGACACGTTGCACCTGTACCTGGCCTCCAAGCCGGAGCCCCAGAGCCAAGACTGGACCCTCGCCgtcttctctcccagcccttcgcTGGAGGAATCGCCTCCCCGGACCCCCGAGGGCTTCTGCTCACCCGTGAAGGGGCTGAGCGAATCCTTGCGGAGCCCGGACTCCGCTTGCTCCAGCGCCGGGCTACTGGGGGGCCAACAGAGACACAGCCGAGACAACGCCGCCTCGACCAAGAGGATCCTGCCCCCTCCGCCGGCTTTCTGGCGGCCTTGGCCCTAG